In the genome of Levilactobacillus zymae, one region contains:
- a CDS encoding BRCT domain-containing protein — MLDLRDCEIAFTGRLTTMTRDQAFSLAKVFGAKPQNWVTKQTDYLVVGLIETALGEEPVTKKLLTGTPTISERDFLDWCQARLVQWSRSLGG, encoded by the coding sequence ATGCTTGATTTAAGAGATTGTGAGATTGCTTTTACCGGACGTCTAACTACCATGACTCGGGATCAAGCTTTTAGTTTGGCGAAAGTCTTTGGGGCGAAACCACAAAATTGGGTTACGAAACAGACAGATTATTTAGTGGTTGGGTTAATTGAGACGGCTTTAGGTGAGGAGCCCGTCACAAAAAAGTTATTGACGGGAACACCAACGATTTCAGAACGGGATTTTTTGGACTGGTGTCAGGCACGATTGGTGCAATGGTCTAGGAGTTTAGGCGGTTAA
- a CDS encoding DUF5388 domain-containing protein, with protein sequence MVELLHNPNSNKSKIIPRKSAPQPQKEISISSLNESNKTKSKQIDGVTFDTTLRIDNHLKNFMKAMVILGYSSTQQNGLAQLQKTKKTFFESLTESEQNTLTTQIQTLETGDANKVKSK encoded by the coding sequence ATGGTGGAACTTTTACACAATCCTAACTCAAATAAAAGCAAAATAATTCCTAGAAAATCGGCGCCCCAGCCTCAAAAAGAAATTTCCATATCTTCTCTAAACGAATCAAACAAAACGAAGTCTAAACAAATAGATGGTGTTACTTTTGATACTACGCTCAGAATTGACAATCATCTAAAAAACTTTATGAAAGCTATGGTAATTTTAGGGTATAGCTCAACTCAACAAAACGGATTAGCCCAATTACAAAAAACTAAAAAAACTTTTTTTGAATCGTTAACTGAGTCTGAACAAAATACGCTTACGACTCAAATACAGACTTTGGAAACCGGCGATGCTAACAAAGTAAAAAGTAAATAA
- a CDS encoding XRE family transcriptional regulator encodes MKPENEISSQIKVLRSKMGWSQSQLADKLGVSKQSVSNWETNLKTPRMGALQKMSDLFGVSIGQITDGDRFENNLIQQTAQLMQGLPYSKQQEVFDFAKSRLTLNVNSNIIKFPKDDDTLEITASGVLSAGVGEFLDDSTKPFTVTVHKPVPSDYDYAFKINGHSMEPVYQDKQVVFVKKEDDYRDGQIIAAVMDGCAYLKKLSVVDGEATLVSLNPQYPNIKVDKETGVKVLGVVFS; translated from the coding sequence CTGGTCTCAATCTCAACTAGCTGATAAATTAGGAGTATCTAAACAATCAGTTTCAAATTGGGAAACAAACCTAAAAACGCCCCGCATGGGAGCACTTCAAAAAATGTCAGATTTATTTGGCGTCAGCATTGGCCAGATAACTGACGGAGATAGGTTTGAAAATAATCTAATTCAGCAAACCGCTCAATTAATGCAAGGATTGCCTTATAGTAAGCAGCAAGAAGTATTTGATTTTGCCAAGAGTCGATTGACACTAAATGTTAATTCTAACATCATTAAGTTCCCTAAAGACGATGACACCCTCGAAATTACGGCCAGTGGTGTCCTCTCTGCTGGTGTGGGTGAGTTCCTTGATGATTCTACTAAGCCATTCACTGTAACCGTGCATAAGCCTGTTCCTAGCGATTATGACTATGCCTTCAAAATAAACGGCCACTCAATGGAGCCTGTTTACCAGGATAAGCAAGTTGTCTTCGTCAAGAAGGAAGACGATTACCGTGATGGTCAGATCATCGCCGCGGTTATGGACGGTTGCGCGTATCTGAAAAAGCTGTCAGTAGTTGATGGTGAGGCTACACTGGTATCATTAAATCCACAATATCCTAATATAAAGGTTGATAAAGAAACCGGCGTCAAAGTATTAGGCGTTGTGTTCTCATAA
- a CDS encoding AAA family ATPase, producing the protein MGEVITFGNFKGGTGKTTNATLTCLALARAGKKTLLIDFDPQANATDIYFKTAANLGRDDIKFNQTLLASIQEEDLSRSLVTLDKNIDFIPSSADFSLYPRIMEKKFKNNYKDRVTYFSKLLASLKEKYDFVVFDLPPTISLISDSALYASDWVLIILQTQEHSLQGAESFLKYIQEQVIDEYEAPSLNLLGILPVLLKNGAPVDHSTLEAAEEEFGKENMLKTLIRNMERIKRYSIRGVFLKDQFDKKIIRLYDSVAQEIIERAD; encoded by the coding sequence ATGGGTGAAGTAATTACTTTTGGAAATTTTAAAGGTGGCACCGGTAAAACAACAAATGCCACGCTTACATGCCTGGCACTAGCTCGTGCTGGTAAAAAAACGCTATTAATTGATTTCGATCCTCAAGCAAACGCTACAGATATTTACTTTAAAACCGCGGCTAATTTAGGCCGCGATGATATTAAATTTAATCAAACCTTGCTTGCATCAATCCAAGAAGAGGACTTATCAAGATCGTTGGTTACTTTGGATAAAAACATTGACTTTATTCCATCAAGCGCAGATTTTTCATTGTACCCACGGATTATGGAAAAAAAGTTTAAAAATAATTATAAAGATAGAGTTACATATTTTAGCAAGCTACTTGCTTCACTAAAAGAAAAATATGATTTTGTGGTATTTGATTTGCCACCGACTATTTCCTTAATTTCTGATAGCGCCTTATACGCTTCAGATTGGGTTCTGATTATCCTTCAAACTCAAGAGCACAGTCTTCAGGGTGCCGAATCGTTTCTAAAATATATACAGGAACAGGTAATCGATGAATACGAGGCACCTAGTTTGAATTTACTCGGTATACTTCCTGTGCTATTAAAGAATGGGGCGCCTGTTGATCACAGCACATTAGAAGCAGCAGAAGAAGAATTTGGGAAAGAAAACATGTTAAAAACCCTAATTCGTAATATGGAAAGAATCAAAAGATATTCAATCAGAGGTGTATTTCTAAAAGATCAGTTCGATAAAAAAATAATTAGATTATACGATTCTGTGGCACAAGAAATTATTGAAAGGGCGGACTAG